The Podospora pseudopauciseta strain CBS 411.78 chromosome 2 map unlocalized CBS411.78m_2, whole genome shotgun sequence genome has a window encoding:
- a CDS encoding uncharacterized protein (COG:S; EggNog:ENOG503PEWV), with protein MASASVFSGGQTSWLQFPAEPSQKHQFSKQETSTRVSLECYTRSSDGEEPGTKVISSIQLRRWLPEILAQLGGMLCLIAIFVLLWRADNRPSEEMYLGVTLNTILAFLTSLAKVAFLVPIAEGLAQLKWIWFLSPVGRPAKHRPLLDFQVFDDAMRGGIGGVRLLIGFKGILASFGALIMLSGLFTSTLTQQAITYDVRKALSLQANDTAAVDRATTFSTYDGNMLALTPYDTLREQRAIFEGFFTPSTERVTELRANCSSGDCIWPAYGSLAVCGGVANLSTVNNPALHDRLRKTTEKRLQLLLQTSNITAGSAGYGNFYTAIDKVFPVIIGLLDEPTGAFNQSVTDLIVSDSFIAYTEEMVSTSSDADALTEMMSKVKYLELAFWWCTKTYETEVTQGQSVTREVSTLSQVTSELNNTLNVAWDPKFYPCYSTGQCNDTYGGAEFTLERPPNAEDSVDFTINVWTSLTASMLLASTMLDSLLMDRTRGVVASNGGGSAKAFAFSLLGDFLTTELPPPEKRLADIQTVMTNAARSMTNLVRAGTTRLSRPESVVQGSVYAPQAFVRIRWEWMGMLTTQLVLTTLFLVLTVAATYMSRVQVIKSSSLATLCALDDETRQNIGGIGDGVDKLEQKAKKASVRLERSRHGNIEDSAGRPALWLGTPKQERLEPRTW; from the exons ATGGCGAGCGCAAGCGTCTTCTCAGGTGGACAAACATCTTGGCTGCAATTTCCGGCAGAACCTTCTCAGAAACACCAATTCTCAAAGCAGGAGACCAGCACCAGAGTGAGCTTAGAGTGCTATACGAGATCcagtgatggggaggagccAGGGACGAAGGTAATCTCTTCGATCCAGTTGAGAAGATGGTTACCGGAAATACTGGCCCAGCTGGGCGGAATGCTGTGTCTTATCG CTATATTCGTTCTTTTGTGGCGTGCTGACAACCGACCCTCCGAGGAGATGTATCTGGGCGTCACTCTAAACACCATCCTAGCCTTCTTGACTTCCCTAGCCAAAGTGGCTTTTTTGGTGCCTATCGCGGAGGGTTTGGCACAGCTGAAATGGATCTGGTTTCTGTCTCCTGTCGGTCGGCCAGCTAAACACCGACCGCTACTTGATTTCCAAGTGTTCGATGATGCGATGAGGGGTGGAATCGGCGGCGTGCGGCTGCTGATCGGATTCAAGGG GATACTTGCTTCATTTGGTGCCTTGATTATGCTTAGCGGTCTCTTCACATCGACACTTACCCAGCAAGCCATAACGTACGATGTACGGAAAGCCCTGTCACTTCAGGCCAACGATACCGCCGCCGTGGACAGAGCGACCACGTTTTCAACCTATGATGGAAACATGTTGGCTCTTA CACCGTACGACACTCTGCGAGAGCAGCGAGCCATCTTCGAGGGGTTCTTTACCCCTTCCACCGAGAGAGTGACGGAACTGAGAGCTAATTGCTCATCCGGTGACTGCATCTGGCCAGCCTACGGAAGTCTTGCcgtttgtggtggtgtggcaaACCTGTCAACAGTCAACAACCCTGCGCTCCACGACCGTCTCAGAAAGACAACTGAAAAGCGTCTTCAACTCCTTCTTCAGACCAGCAACATCACAGCAGGCTCAGCCGGTTACGGGAACTTTTACACTGCCATCGACAAGGTGTTTCCCGTCATTATTGGATTGTTGGACGAGCCCACCGGGGCATTCAACCAATCGGTAACTGATTTGATCGTCAGCGACAGTTTCATTGCTTATACAGAAGAGATGGTTAGCACTTCCTCTGACGCTGACGCATTGACTGAGATGATGTCAAAGGTCAAGTACTTGGAATTGGCGTTCTGGTGGTGTACCAAAACATATGAGACAGAAGTCACCCAGGGTCAGTCTGTGACAAGAGAAGTCTCGACCTTATCGCAGGTCACCAGTGAACTAAACAACACACTGAATGTGGCATGGGACCCCAAGTTCTATCCTTGCTATTCCACAGGCCAGTGTAACGACACTTATGGGGGGGCCGAATTCACCTTGGAAAGGCCACCGAATGCGGAGGATTCTGTCGACTTTACGATAAACGTTTGGACTTCATTAACGGCGTCCATGTTACTAGCGTCGACAATGCTGGACTCGTTGCTGATGGATAGAACTCGAGGGGTGGTTGCTTCGAACGGTGGAGGGTCAGCTAAGGCATTTGCCTTCTCTCTGCTGGGAGACTTCTTGACAACCGAGTTACCTCCTCCCGAAAAGCGACTCGCCGATATCCAGACTGTGATGACCAATGCGGCGCGCTCGATGACAAACCT TGTGAGAGCGGGTACGACTCGGCTGTCCAGGCCTGAAAGCGTTGTCCAGGGCAGTGTATACGCCCCTCAGGCGTTTGTCAGAATTCGATGGGAGTGGATGGGCATGCTTACTACGCAACTAGTGTTGACAACCCTGTTTCTCGTTCTGACTGTCGCAGCGACGTACATGTCGCGTGTGCAGGTGATCAAGAGCTCAAGTCTGGCGACGCTTTGCGCACTGGATGACGAGACGCGACAGAATATCGGAGGTATCGGGGATGGCGTGGACAAGTTGGAGCAAAAGGCGAAGAAAGCGTCAGTGCGACTCGAAAGGAGCAGACATGGTAACATCGAGGATTCAGCAGGTAGACCTGCTCTTTGGCTGGGGACACCAAAGCAAGAGCGTTTGGAACCAAGGACTTGGTGA
- a CDS encoding uncharacterized protein (EggNog:ENOG503PHTC; COG:S), protein MDAQAATEPRTHSDYTVGWVCALPKEQTAATAMLDHRHGDLPKPPNDHNTYTLGSIGNHNIVIACLPKGEIGTNSAATVATSMANAFPSIKIGLMVGIGGGIPPKVRLGDVVISSPVGQYPGVVQWDLGKAKEGGKFERTGSLNNPPASLRTALTKLETEHEMSGSKIPQYLEDLKDKWPNLALKYASCNHLKDPLDVLDDPVRSRRGRNIFLVLLWETILAIVRVFLGCWALASMGSGAEQVAGTTVNTAVDRDGGKLRNMRVHYGLIASGNQVIKDATFRDRLDEEFGGHVLCVEMEAAGLMNNFPCIVIRGICDYADSHKNEDWQEHAAAVAAAFAKELLQYVQPSAVVGERPVKDILEQTLKQVHKETSATREDVTQIKSKLGKEEDKEVLDWLTKIDYGPQQSDYLKRRQPGTGQWLLDSEKFKGWLSASNQTLFCPGIPGAGKTILTSVVVDHLGSKFHNDPKIGIAYIYFNFQRQDKQTIDDLLASVLKQIAESQSSVPGSVKDLFDKHEAKRTRPSLDETLRVLQSVAATCSRVFIVVDALDECQTSEGCRKRFLSELFNLQKMHGINIFATSRSITEIVDCFKTSISLEIRASTADVAQYLEGQISQLPSFVQQDRRLREEITAGISEAVDGMFLLAQIYLNLLYDKMTPNDIRSTLEVFRNQGQGRAEIQKVGALTSAYNQAMMRIVGQMPGCKKLAMEVLTWITCAKRQLTTSELQHALATKPGKSELDDGDLPCIGDMVSVCAGLVTVDENSGIIRLVHYTTQEYLEGTQPRWNPNAELAITTTCVTYLSFTVFETGFCTTNRKFEERLQSNPLYDYAARNWGNHARKAATSSKVVIDFLESKAKVEASSQALMATHWNRSYPIYSQHVPRNMTGLHLSGYFGVIEAADELLRSKPGPDLKDTYRRTPLWYAAQNGHEAVVKKLLAAGADVNAAAATSGSRTALQAAAEGGHLEVVEKLLAAGADVNNASSNGRTALQAAAKGGYLEVVEKLLAAGADVNAAAATYGGQMALQAAAGGGHLKVVEKLLAAGADVNAAAATYGGQMALQAAAGGGHLKVVEKLLAAGADVNAAAATVSSRTALQAAAEGGHLEVVEKLLVAGADVNAAAATFDGRTALQAAAEGGYLEVVEKLFAAGADINITSGDRTALQVAAEGGYLEVVEKLLVAGADVNAAAATSDGRTALQAAAEGGYLEVVEKLLAAGADVNAAAATSDGRTALQAAAEGGYLEVVEKLLVAGADVNAAAATVSGRTALQAAAKGGYLEVVEKLLVAGADVNAAAATSDGRTALQAAAEGGYLEVVKKLLVAGADVNAAAATSDGRTALQAAAEGGYLEVVKKLLAAGADVNAPAVTSSGRTALQAAAGGGHLEVVKKLLAAGADVNAAAATVSGRTALQAAARGGHLEVVEKLLAAGADVNAPAVTSGGRTALQAATEGGHLEVVEKLLVAGADVNAAAASIDGQTALQAAARGGHLEVANRLKAAGTLR, encoded by the exons ATGGATGCCCAGGCAGCTACCGAGCCCAGAACTCATAGCGACTACACTGTGGGATGGGTCTGCGCTCTGCCCAAAGAACAAACCGCGGCGACAGCTATGTTAGATCACAGGCATGGCGATCTTCCGAAACCACCCAATGATCACAATACGTATACCCTAGGATCCATCGGCAATCATAATATCGTCATAGCCTGCCTGCCTAAAGGCGAGATCGGAACAAATTCGGCGGCGACTGTCGCGACCTCGATGGCCAACGCCTTTCCGTCCATTAAGATCGGTCTAATGGTTGGCATCGGCGGCGGTATCCCACCCAAGGTTCGGCTTGGCGATGTTGTGATCAGCTCACCAGTGGGCCAGTATCCTGGGGTGGTTCAGTGGGACTTGGGCAAGGCGAAAGAAGGGGGCAAGTTCGAGCGGACTGGGTCGCTAAACAACCCACCTGCCTCGCTCCGCACTGCCTTAACGAAACTGGAGACCGAACATGAAATGAGCGGATCTAAGATACCTCAGTATCTAGAGGATCTAAAAGACAAGTGGCCAAACCTGGCGCTGAAGTACGCCAGCTGTAATCACCTTAAGGACCCTTTGGACGTACTGGACGATCCAGTTCGGAGCCGCAGAGGGCGAAACATATTCTTGGTACTACTCTGGGAGACAATCCTGGCCATTGTCAGGGTTTTCCTGGGTTGTTGGGCCCTTGCTTCCATGGGGTCTGGGGCCGAGCAAGTGGCGGGCACCACGGTGAACACTGCGGTTGATCGAGATGGCGGGAAGCTGCGAAATATGCGTGTGCATTACGGTCTGATCGCATCTGGTAACCAGGTCATTAAAGACGCTACGTTCCGAGATAGGCTCGACGAGGAGTTTGGTGGCCATGTTCTCTGCGTCGAAATGGAGGCGGCGGGACTAATGAACAACTTCCCGTGCATTGTCATCCGAGGCATCTGTGATTACGCAGATTCGCACAAGAATGAAGATTGGCAGGAGCACGCGGCGGCCGTGGCTGCAGCATTTGCCAAGGAGCTTTTGCAATATGTGCAGCCAAGTGCGGTTGTCGGAGAGCGTCCGGTGAAGGATATATTGGAGCAGACGTTAAAGCAGG TTCACAAAGAGACATCCGCAACTCGAGAAGACGTCACCCAGATCAAGTCCAAATTGGGGAAAGAGGAAGATAAAGAAGTCCTCGACTGGCTCACGAAAATCGACTACGGTCCGCAGCAAAGTGACTACCTTAAGAGACGGCAACCAGGAACCGGGCAATGGCTCCTTGACTCAGAAAAGTTCAAGGGTTGGCTGTCCGCCAGCAATCAGACACTCTTCTGTCCAGGTATTCCCGGGGCGGGAAAGACGATCTTAACGTCAGTCGTGGTTGACCACCTCGGTTCCAAGTTTCACAACGACCCGAAGATCGGTATCGCATACATTTACTTTAATTTCCAGCGGCAAGACAAGCAGACGATTGATGACTTGCTGGCGAGTGTGCTGAAACAGATAGCCGAGAGCCAATCCTCTGTTCCAGGAAGCGTCAAAGATCTCTTTGACAAGCATGAGGCCAAGCGGACGCGGCCATCACTTGACGAAACCTTGAGAGTTCTCCAGTCCGTGGCGGCGACGTGTTCGAGAGTCTTTATCGTTGTTGATGCACTTGACGAATGCCAAACATCCGAAGGCTGCCGGAAGAGGTTTCTCTCCGAGCTTTTCAACCTACAAAAAATGCATGGAATAAATATCTTTGCGACATCGAGGTCTATCACGGAGATTGTTGATTGCTTCAAAACCAGCATATCACTAGAGATCCGTGCAAGTACCGCCGATGTGGCACAATATCTAGAAGGTCAAATATCGCAGTTACCATCTTTCGTCCAACAGGACCGGCGGCTGCGAGAAGAGATTACGGCAGGGATCTCAGAAGCCGTCGATGGAAT GTTTCTCTTGGCACAAATCTATCTTAATTTGCTTTATGACAAGATGACACCGAATGATATTCGAAGCACATTGGAAGTCTTCCGGAACCAAGGGCAAGGCCGAGCCGAGATCCAGAAGGTCGGGGCACTGACCAGTGCGTACAACCAAGCAATGATGAGAATCGTTGGGCAGATGCCGGGTTGCAAGAAGCTTGCGATGGAGGTTCTGACATGGATCACGTGCGCGAAGAGACAGCTTACCACGTCGGAACTCCAGCACGCCCTCGCAACCAAGCCGGGAAAGTCCGAGCTTGACGACGGAGACTTGCCATGCATCGGAGACATGGTCTCTGTATGTGCTGGACTGGTAACGGTCGATGAAAACAGTGGCATTATCCGGCTGGTTCATTATACAACGCAAGAATATCTTGAGGGGACACAGCCGCGATGGAATCCGAACGCAGAATTGGCGATCACGACAACCTGCGTTACCTACCTCTCATTCACCGTCTTTGAGACCGGGTTCTGCACAACGAACCGTAAGTTTGAGGAGCGGCTGCAGTCAAACCCGCTCTACGATTACGCCGCGCGCAACTGGGGGAATCATGCACGCAAGGCTGCAACATCGAGTAAAGTGGTTATTGACTTTCTTGAGAGTAAAGCTAAGGTCGAAGCATCAAGTCAGGCGTTGATGGCCACCCACTGGAACCGATCATACCCAATATACAGTCAACATGTTCCAAGGAATATGACGGGACTACATTTATCAGGATACTTCGGAGTCATCGAGGCCGCAGATGAACTCCTTAGGAGTAAACCCGGTCCAGATCTGAAAGATACCTACAGAAGAACGCCGCTGTGGTATGCTGCCCAAAACGGGCACGAGGCCGTTGTTAAGAAGCTGCTCGCAGCGGGAGCCGACGttaatgctgctgctgctacttcTGGTAGCCGGACGGCgctccaagcagcagctgaaggaggccatctcgaggtggtcgagaagcTGCTCGCAGCGGGAGCCGACGTTAATAATGCTTCTTCTAATGGCCGGACGGCACTCCAAGCAGCAGCTAAAGGAGGCTATctcgaggtggtcgagaagcTACTCGCAGCGGGAGCCGACGttaatgctgctgctgctacttaTGGTGGCCAGATGGCgctccaagcagcagctggaggaggccatcTCAAGGTGGTCGAGAAGCTACTTGCAGCGGGAGCCGACGttaatgctgctgctgctacttaTGGTGGCCAGATGGCgctccaagcagcagctggaggaggccatcTCAAGGTGGTCGAGAAGCTACTTGCAGCGGGAGCCGACGttaatgctgctgctgctaccgTTAGTAGCCGGACGGCACTTCAAGCAGCAGCTGAAGGAGGCCATctcgaggtggtcgagaagcTACTCGTAGCGGGAGCCGACGttaatgctgctgctgctactttTGATGGCCGGACGGCgctccaagcagcagctgaaggaggctatctcgaggtggtcgagaagcTATTTGCAGCGGGAGCCGACATTAATATTACTTCTGGTGACCGGACGGCGCTCCAAGTAGCAGCTGAAGGAGGCTATctcgaggtggtcgagaagcTACTCGTAGCGGGAGCCGACGttaatgctgctgctgctacttcTGATGGCCGGACGGCgctccaagcagcagctgaaggaggctatctcgaggtggtcgagaagcTACTCGCAGCGGGAGCCGACGttaatgctgctgctgctacttcTGATGGCCGGACGGCgctccaagcagcagctgaaggaggctatctcgaggtggtcgagaagcTACTCGTAGCGGGAGCCGACGTTAATGCAGCTGCTGCTACCGTTAGTGGCCGGACGGCACTCCAAGCAGCAGCTAAAGGAGGCTATctcgaggtggtcgagaagcTACTCGTAGCGGGAGCCGACGttaatgctgctgctgctacttcTGATGGCCGGACGGCgctccaagcagcagctgaaggaggctatctcgaggtggtcaagaagcTACTCGTAGCGGGAGCCGACGttaatgctgctgctgctacttcTGATGGCCGGACGGCgctccaagcagcagctgaaggaggctatctcgaggtggtcaagaagcTACTCGCAGCGGGAGCCGACGTTAATGCTCCTGCTGTTACTTCTAGTGGCCGGACGGCgctccaagcagcagctggaggaggccatcTCGAAGTGGTCAAGAAGCTGCTCGCAGCGGGAGCCGACGttaatgctgctgctgctaccgTTAGTGGCCGGACGGCACTCCAAGCAGCAGCTAGAGGAGGCCATctcgaggtggtcgagaagcTACTCGCAGCGGGAGCCGACGTTAATGCTCCTGCTGTTACTTCTGGTGGCCGGACGGCGCTCCAAGCAGCAACTGAAGGAGGCCATctcgaggtggtcgagaagcTACTCGTAGCGGGAGCCGACGttaatgctgctgctgcttctaTTGATGGCCAGACGGCACTCCAAGCAGCAGCTAGAGGAGGCCATCTCGAGGTGGCCAATCGACTCAAGGCAGCCGGCACATTGAGATGA
- a CDS encoding uncharacterized protein (EggNog:ENOG503NWQN; COG:Q) — protein MDQEGLARQDTPSKLVDTDHKWLMFGTGKQACPGRSSAAASAKVIMSQMISKYDMRMVDKTAKRWWSLRSTIVLRENHMVAFTCRVKN, from the exons ATGGACCAAGAAGGGCTGGCAAGACAGGATACTCCGTCGAAGCTGGTGGATACAGACCACAAGTGGCTTATGTTTGGGACCGGGAAGCAGGCTTG CCCAGGAAGATCCTCTGCTGCCGCTTCTGCGAAGGTTATCATGTCGCAGATGATCAGCAAGTATGACATGCGAATGGTGGACAAGACTGCAAAGAGATGGTGGAGTTTGAGATCGACGATTGTTTTGAGGGAGAATCATATGGTGGCGTTTACATGCCGTGTTAAGAATTAG
- a CDS encoding uncharacterized protein (EggNog:ENOG503P0XZ; COG:G) gives MCHGESGEAFIFNACSFHRHNEHDTGNWRAPRHNLSGKAHIENYELHFPVSEPGYENSLYSNLP, from the exons ATGTGTCACGGGGAGTCGGGAGAGGCTTTCATTTTTAATGCATGCTCGTTTCACCGACACAATGAGCACGATACGGGCAACTGGCGAGCCCCTCGGCATAATCTGAGTGGTAAAGCGCACATTGAGAATTACGAGCTCCACTTTCCAGTTTCGGAGCCAG GATATGAGAACTCACTGTACTCTAATTTGCCCTGA
- a CDS encoding uncharacterized protein (COG:S; EggNog:ENOG503P9T8) — translation MQFSTLLVSALAAVATASPSLRRRQADCPEVDAVPACGLPCIYTAAADLGCPDNTDYACMCGQWDALRSNAAGCVISSCGLLNAMTVLNAVQAVCDACVA, via the exons atgcAATTCTCCACACTCCTCGTCTCTGCCCTCGCCGCTGTTGCCACCGCTAGCCCatccctccgccgccgccaggcTGACTGCCCCGAGGTCGACGCCGTCCCCGCCTGTGGT ctcccatgCATCTACACTGCCGCCGCTGACCTCGGCTGCCCCGACAACACCGACTACGCCTGCATGTGTGGCCAGTGGGACGCCCTCCGCTCCAACGCCGCCGGCTGCGTCATCTCCAGCTGCGGTCTCCTCAACGCCATGACTGTCCTCAACGCCGTCCAAGCTGTCTGCGATGCCTGTGTTGCTTAG
- a CDS encoding uncharacterized protein (EggNog:ENOG503NWQN; COG:Q), producing the protein MHNFNWLDKEGTKGGNEGGGFVRAVRVCLASNLPNIVPSIRKLVCEELDSLLPLKKLQNVAGAITIALQDLCLHPEYLEPLRQDIDNHYLDFKHTAQGLSLLDSFIKESARLTPTEALSTRRYAVESHTFSDGTHLNRGDWACTPRSLSTRS; encoded by the exons ATGCACAACTTCAACTGGCTCGACAAGGAAGGGACTAAAGGTGGCAATGAGGGGGGTGGCTTTGTCAGAGCTGTCCGTGTCTGCTTGGCGAGCAATTTACCAAATATCGTGCCCTCCATCCGCAAGCTCGTGTGTGAGGAGTTGGATagtcttcttcctctcaaGAAGCTTCAGAATG TTGCCGGA GCCATCACAATCGCCCTCCAAGATCTCTGCCTCCATCCGGAATATCTAGAGCCTCTCCGCCAGGACATTGACAACCACTACCTCGACTTTAAGCACACTGCCCAAGGACTCTCACTGCTAGACAGCTTTATAAAGGAATCAGCTCGTCTGACCCCCACTGAAGCCT TAAGCACCCGCCGCTACGCCGTCGAATCTCACACCTTCTCAGACGGCACCCATCTCAACCGCGGCGACTGGGCTTGCACACCCCGATCGCTATCAACAAGATCCTAG
- a CDS encoding uncharacterized protein (COG:S; EggNog:ENOG503P3QQ): MKAFTLLALAGSALALPASTGVLEQRQSAVQVTDELMYGISLPAFTARRNARNPPTLDWTSDGCTSSPDNPLNFPFVPACHRHDFGYHNYRAQNRFTESGKLRIDNNFKTDLYYQCSTVSLSGVCRGLADVYYAAVRAFGGGDATPGKRETHDELVKEYEEKLAIYNALVAQAEADGLIPAQA; encoded by the exons ATGAAGGCCTTCACCCTTCTCGCCCTCGCGGGGTCAGCTCTCGCCCTCCCAGCCAGCACCGGCGTCCTCGAGCAGAGACAGTCCGCGGTCCAAGTCACGGACGAGCTCATGTACGGCATCAGCCTCCCCGCATTCACCGCTCGCCGCAACGCCCGCAACCCCCCTACCCTGGACTGGACCTCTGACGGCTGCACTTCCTCCCCTGACAACCCGCTCAACTTCCCCTTCGTCCCCGCCTGCCACAGACACGACTTTGGCTACCACAACTACCGCGCTCAGAACCGCTTCACGGAGAGCGGCAAGCTCAGGATTGACAATAACTTCAAGACTGA CTTGTACTACCAGTGCAGCACTGTGTCTCTCTCTGGCGTTTGCAGGGGTCTTGCGGATGTGTATTATGCTGCTGTGAGGGCTTTTGGTGGCGGTGATGCCACGCCGGGCAAGCGGGAGACTCATGATGAGCTGGTGAAGGAGTATGAGGAGAAGTTGGCGATTTACAACGCGCTGGTTGCCCaggcggaggcggatggGTTGATTCCTGCTCAGGCTTAA
- a CDS encoding uncharacterized protein (EggNog:ENOG503PBTV; COG:S) — MLLRATALTLGATLTGHLASAQPPGIVIPPMMRFACSQLVVDRIDPLVNPGSVPSPHLHQIVGGNSFRPDMTHPNHDLVSNSTCTSCTFTEDLSNYWTAVLFFRARNGTYKRVPQHQEEGLRGNGGITVYYIPSTTITTPGTVKAFKPGFRMLVGDAAKKEGPDAGPAPVKVCHRCMPESGDNRNLNCASPDTEKLPSKPCVGGIRSVITFPTCWDGVNLDSPDHMSHVAYAKGAGAYDVGPTGNCPDTHPVVIPQVMYEVRWRTDLFSDPDLWPEDGSQPFVWSTGDEKGFSQHGDYVFGWKDDALQRAMDARCTMDVCDVLETQTPEEAVKCTVPPRVDEDYEGWLTSLPGEVL; from the exons ATGCTTCTTAGAGCAACCGCCCTGACCCTGGGCGCGACCCTAACGGGTCACCTCGCCTCCGCCCAGCCCCCCGGTATCGTCATCCCCCCCATGATGCGCTTCGCCTGCTCCCAGCTCGTCGTCGACCGAATCGACCCCCTTGTCAACCCCGGCTctgtcccctccccccatctccaccaaaTTGTTGGTGGCAACTCCTTCCGCCCAGATATGACCCACCCTAACCACGATCTGGTCTCGAATTCAACCTGCACAAGCTGCACCTTCACCGAGGATCTCTCCAACTACTGGACTGCAGTGCTGTTCTTCCGTGCCCGAAACGGCACCTACAAACGCGTgccacaacaccaagaagaagggctcCGTGGCAATGGCGGTATTACAGTCTACTATATCCCGTCAACTACCATCACCACTCCGGGCACGGTCAAGGCTTTCAAGCCCGGCTTCAGAATGCTGGTGGGCGAtgccgccaagaaggagggtCCAGACGCAGGGCCGGCGCCGGTCAAGGTGTGCCATAGGTGTATGCCCGAGTCGGGGGACAACAGAAACCTCAACTGCGCGTCGCCAGATACGGAGAAGCTTCCCAGCAAGCCCTGTGTGGGAGGGATCCGATCGGTGATTACTTTCCCCACATGTTGGGATGGTGTCAATCTCGATAGCCCGGATCATATGAGCCATGTTGCTTATGCAAAGGGCGCTGGGGCGTACGATGTTGGTCCGACTGGCAATTGTCCTGACACACATCCGGTGGTGATTCCTCAGGTTATGTATGAGGTTAGGTGGAGG ACCGACCTCTTCAGCGATCCTGACCTCTGGCCGGAGGATGGATCCCAGCCGTTTGTCTGGTCCACCGGAGACGAAAAGGGTTTCTCCCAGCATGGTGACTACGTGTTTGGATGGAAAGATGACGCTTTACAGCGTGCTATGGATGCCCGATGTACCATGGATGTGTGTGACGTTTTGGAGACGCAGACTCCAGAGGAGGCGGTCAAGTGCACCGTGCCGCCGCGTGTTGATGAGGATTATGAGGGGT GGTTGACGAGTTTACCTGGGGAGGTGTTGTAG